From a region of the Listeria monocytogenes ATCC 19117 genome:
- the tpiA gene encoding triose-phosphate isomerase has translation MRKPIIAGNWKMNKTAAKAGQFAEDVKNNVPSSDAVESVVAAPALFLQELVRLTEGTNLRVAAQNCYFEDEGAFTGEISPFALADLGVSYVIIGHSERREYFHETDEDINKKAHAIFKHGMTPIICCGETLDQREAGQTDTWVRGQIRAALAGLTEEQVIKSVIAYEPIWAIGTGKSSTSADANETCAVIRAEVADAVSQKAADAVRIQYGGSVKPENIADYLAESDIDGALVGGASLEPASFLALLEAVK, from the coding sequence ATGCGTAAACCAATTATTGCTGGTAACTGGAAAATGAACAAAACTGCTGCAAAAGCAGGACAATTTGCAGAAGACGTAAAAAATAACGTGCCATCAAGCGATGCTGTTGAATCAGTAGTTGCTGCACCGGCGCTATTTTTACAAGAATTAGTTCGTCTTACTGAAGGAACTAATCTTCGCGTAGCTGCACAAAACTGTTATTTTGAAGACGAAGGTGCTTTCACTGGCGAAATTAGCCCGTTTGCACTTGCTGATTTAGGTGTTTCTTATGTTATTATCGGACACTCTGAACGTCGTGAGTATTTCCACGAAACAGACGAAGATATTAACAAAAAAGCACATGCAATCTTCAAACACGGCATGACACCAATCATTTGCTGTGGTGAAACATTAGATCAACGTGAAGCTGGTCAAACAGATACTTGGGTACGTGGTCAAATCCGTGCAGCTCTTGCTGGATTAACGGAAGAACAAGTAATCAAATCTGTTATTGCTTATGAACCAATTTGGGCAATCGGTACTGGGAAATCTTCCACAAGTGCTGATGCAAACGAAACTTGTGCAGTTATTCGTGCAGAAGTTGCAGACGCTGTATCTCAAAAAGCAGCAGACGCAGTTCGTATTCAATACGGCGGTAGCGTAAAACCTGAAAACATTGCTGATTATCTTGCAGAGTCCGACATTGACGGCGCTCTTGTAGGTGGAGCAAGCTTAGAACCAGCATCGTTCTTAGCATTATTGGAGGCAGTAAAATAA
- a CDS encoding phosphoglycerate kinase, translating into MAKKVVTDLDLKDKKVLVRVDFNVPMKDGKITNDNRIVAALPTIEYILEQNGKAILFSHLGKVKTEEDKEGKSLRPVAARLSELLGKEVKFVPTTRGPELEKAIDELKDGEVLLFENTRFEDIDGKKESKNDPELGKYWASLGDVFVNDAFGTAHRAHASNVGIASNLESAAGFLMEKEIKFIGGVVDNPARPLVAILGGAKVSDKIGVIENLLTKADKVLVGGGMTFTFMAAQGQEIGKSLLEADKVELAKGLLEKAGDKLVLPVDAVVSKEFSNDAPFHTVSADSIPADEMGLDIGQATIDLFTKELQGAKTVVWNGPMGVFELSNFAKGTIGVCEAIANLTDATTIIGGGDSAAAAMDLGFADKFTHISTGGGASLEYLEGKELPGVASISDK; encoded by the coding sequence ATGGCTAAAAAAGTTGTAACTGATTTAGATTTAAAAGACAAAAAAGTTTTAGTTCGTGTTGACTTTAACGTGCCAATGAAAGACGGCAAAATCACTAACGACAACCGTATTGTTGCTGCACTTCCAACAATTGAGTACATCTTAGAACAAAACGGTAAAGCAATTCTATTTTCTCACCTTGGAAAAGTAAAAACAGAAGAAGATAAAGAAGGAAAATCTCTTCGTCCAGTAGCCGCTCGTTTAAGCGAATTACTTGGAAAAGAAGTGAAATTCGTTCCAACTACTCGTGGTCCAGAACTTGAAAAAGCAATTGATGAGTTAAAAGACGGCGAAGTACTTCTTTTTGAAAATACACGTTTTGAAGATATTGATGGTAAAAAAGAAAGCAAAAATGATCCAGAACTTGGAAAATACTGGGCTAGCCTTGGCGACGTTTTCGTAAATGACGCTTTCGGTACTGCTCACCGTGCGCACGCGTCTAACGTTGGAATCGCTTCTAACTTAGAATCAGCGGCCGGATTTTTGATGGAAAAAGAAATTAAATTCATCGGCGGTGTAGTTGATAATCCAGCACGTCCACTAGTAGCAATCCTAGGTGGCGCAAAAGTTTCTGACAAAATCGGTGTTATCGAAAACTTACTTACAAAAGCAGACAAAGTTCTTGTCGGCGGCGGAATGACTTTCACTTTCATGGCAGCTCAAGGTCAAGAAATTGGTAAATCTCTTTTAGAAGCAGATAAAGTTGAACTTGCTAAAGGCTTACTTGAAAAAGCTGGCGATAAATTAGTATTGCCAGTTGATGCAGTTGTATCTAAAGAATTCAGTAACGATGCTCCTTTCCATACAGTGAGTGCAGATAGCATTCCAGCTGATGAAATGGGACTAGATATTGGTCAAGCTACAATTGACTTATTTACAAAAGAACTTCAAGGCGCTAAAACAGTTGTATGGAATGGTCCAATGGGCGTATTCGAACTTAGCAACTTTGCTAAAGGTACAATTGGCGTTTGTGAAGCTATTGCAAACTTAACGGATGCAACAACAATCATCGGTGGTGGGGATTCCGCAGCAGCAGCTATGGACTTAGGTTTTGCTGACAAATTCACACATATTTCCACTGGTGGCGGTGCATCATTAGAATATCTTGAAGGTAAAGAGCTTCCTGGCGTTGCTTCTATTAGCGACAAATAA
- the gap gene encoding type I glyceraldehyde-3-phosphate dehydrogenase: MTVKVGINGFGRIGRLAFRRIQNVEGIEVVAINGLTDAKMLAHLLKYDTTQGRFDGEVEVHDGFFNVNGKEVKVLANRNPEELPWGDLGVDIVLECTGFFTAQDKAELHIKAGAKKVVISAPATGDMKTIVYNVNHETLDGTETVISGASCTTNCLAPMAKVLEDKFGVVEGLMTTIHAYTGDQNTLDAPHPKGDFRRARAAAENIIPNTTGAAKAIGEVLPTLKGKLDGAAQRVPVPTGSLTELVTVLDKKVTVDEVNAAMEAASDPETFGYTSDQVVSSDIKGMTFGSLFDETQTKVLTVGDQQLVKTVAWYDNEMSYTAQLVRTLEYFAKIAK; encoded by the coding sequence ATGACAGTTAAAGTTGGTATTAATGGTTTTGGACGTATCGGACGTCTAGCATTCCGTCGTATTCAAAATGTGGAAGGAATTGAAGTTGTTGCAATCAATGGCTTAACAGACGCTAAAATGTTAGCTCACCTGTTAAAATATGATACAACTCAAGGCCGTTTTGACGGTGAAGTAGAAGTACATGATGGTTTCTTCAACGTAAACGGTAAAGAAGTTAAAGTATTAGCTAACCGTAACCCAGAAGAACTTCCATGGGGTGACCTAGGAGTAGACATCGTTTTAGAATGTACTGGTTTCTTCACAGCGCAAGACAAAGCTGAATTACACATTAAAGCTGGCGCTAAAAAAGTTGTTATCTCCGCTCCAGCAACTGGCGACATGAAAACAATCGTTTACAATGTAAACCATGAAACATTAGACGGAACTGAAACAGTTATCTCTGGCGCAAGCTGTACTACTAACTGTTTAGCTCCTATGGCTAAAGTTTTAGAAGACAAATTTGGTGTTGTTGAAGGTCTAATGACTACAATTCACGCTTACACTGGTGACCAAAATACATTAGATGCTCCACATCCAAAAGGTGACTTCCGTCGTGCACGTGCTGCTGCCGAAAATATTATCCCTAATACAACTGGTGCTGCTAAAGCTATCGGTGAAGTATTACCAACACTTAAAGGTAAATTAGACGGAGCTGCTCAACGTGTTCCAGTTCCAACTGGTTCCCTTACTGAATTAGTAACAGTTCTTGACAAAAAAGTTACTGTTGATGAAGTAAATGCAGCTATGGAAGCAGCTTCTGATCCAGAAACATTCGGTTACACTAGTGACCAAGTTGTTTCTTCTGACATCAAAGGTATGACTTTCGGTTCATTATTTGACGAAACTCAAACAAAAGTTCTTACAGTTGGCGATCAACAATTAGTTAAAACTGTAGCTTGGTACGATAACGAAATGAGCTACACTGCTCAATTAGTACGTACTTTAGAATACTTTGCAAAAATCGCTAAATAA
- a CDS encoding sugar-binding transcriptional regulator — MSDLINIQKKLLPDVLMIMQKRYQILRSIYFSEPVGRRTLAGMLGMSERVLRGEVEFLKAQGLVEIASSGMTVTKEGLVVFRDLENVMNQLSGLHSMEEQLAKKLQIKKCLVVQGDSDDTPWVREEMGRVAVEQLDMALTEKRNIVAVMGGSTMATVAEMMTTDFAKGRELLFVPGRGGIGEDLDNQANTICDKMATKTNTKHRVLYVPEQLGEEAYRSLLKEPAIQEGLRLVQSANAIILGIGDALAMAKRRHTGEDVLEKIIRRKAVGEAFGYYFDEQGEVVHKVPTFGLQFEDLAQIPHIIAVAGGTSKAKAIKSYMKSAPKNTILITDEGAAKSLLKGSNTLLK, encoded by the coding sequence ATGTCAGACTTAATTAACATTCAGAAAAAGTTATTGCCCGACGTTTTGATGATTATGCAAAAACGCTACCAAATCCTACGCTCGATTTATTTTTCTGAACCAGTTGGGAGACGGACACTTGCCGGAATGCTAGGCATGAGTGAACGCGTCCTGCGCGGCGAAGTAGAATTTTTGAAAGCACAAGGTTTAGTAGAAATTGCTTCTTCCGGAATGACCGTTACTAAAGAAGGCTTGGTCGTTTTTCGCGATTTGGAAAATGTCATGAATCAGCTTTCAGGGTTACATTCAATGGAAGAACAATTAGCGAAGAAATTGCAAATCAAAAAATGCTTGGTGGTGCAAGGTGATAGCGATGATACTCCATGGGTCCGCGAAGAAATGGGACGTGTGGCGGTTGAACAATTAGACATGGCGCTCACCGAAAAAAGAAACATCGTCGCAGTTATGGGCGGCTCTACAATGGCTACTGTTGCCGAAATGATGACAACTGATTTCGCAAAAGGCAGAGAACTACTTTTCGTTCCCGGTCGTGGAGGTATTGGTGAAGACCTTGACAATCAAGCGAATACAATTTGTGATAAGATGGCAACAAAGACAAACACAAAACACCGCGTTCTCTATGTTCCGGAGCAATTAGGCGAAGAAGCCTATCGTTCTTTACTGAAAGAACCGGCAATTCAAGAAGGCTTACGATTAGTACAATCTGCAAATGCTATTATTTTAGGCATAGGTGATGCGCTCGCGATGGCGAAACGCAGACATACCGGCGAAGATGTACTTGAAAAAATCATCCGTCGTAAAGCTGTAGGTGAAGCATTTGGTTATTATTTTGATGAACAAGGCGAGGTTGTACATAAGGTCCCTACATTCGGTCTTCAATTCGAAGACTTAGCGCAAATCCCGCACATTATCGCTGTTGCAGGCGGTACATCGAAAGCCAAAGCAATCAAATCGTATATGAAAAGTGCTCCAAAAAATACGATTTTAATCACGGATGAAGGAGCAGCAAAATCGCTTTTAAAAGGGAGTAATACCCTTTTGAAATAA
- the rpoN gene encoding RNA polymerase factor sigma-54, whose translation MRLESNFVQKQQQKQSQKLNMTQQLSQSIAMLQFATADLVAFLEDKALENPLIEVIPGSDFATDFSYSSRKSAGSSDDTDWLEQIADNKLTLADALKEQLHLMDVTQTQKIIVLYLIESLNDNGYLQIDLKDVSAALLMDDSSVLEGLEILQSMEPAGVGARDARECILLQIERSPDAPYIAYDVIQKFFTEFAEKKWKKIAAEMDVSLQDIQEVSDYIQTLNPKPGSEFESERVQYVVPDLILLQHEDEFAVSLAKQFLPQVRFQEAYYETMRATEEKDVAQFLREKAGEFDWIKKGIEQRENTLQRVGEAIVNHQKAYFLDNSAHLQPLTLKEVAEELGVHESTVSRAVNGKYMETTNGVYELKRFFASGLQKKSSENENTGDISSTTIKKLVQEFVAAEDKLKPLSDQKIVDMLAEKEIQVSRRAIAKYRFLKRWKTTSIAYLEVCSLRFNCKFQVNIS comes from the coding sequence GTGCGTTTAGAATCTAATTTCGTCCAAAAGCAACAACAAAAGCAGTCGCAGAAATTAAATATGACGCAACAATTGTCCCAGTCTATTGCAATGCTTCAATTTGCAACGGCTGATCTAGTGGCATTTTTAGAAGATAAAGCACTCGAGAACCCATTAATTGAAGTGATTCCAGGCTCGGATTTTGCAACAGACTTTTCTTACAGTAGTCGAAAAAGCGCTGGAAGTTCTGATGATACAGATTGGCTAGAACAAATAGCTGACAATAAGCTGACGTTAGCCGATGCGCTAAAAGAACAGCTACATTTAATGGATGTAACGCAAACACAAAAAATTATCGTCTTATATTTAATAGAAAGCTTAAATGACAATGGTTATTTACAAATAGATTTGAAAGATGTCAGTGCGGCGCTTTTAATGGATGATTCTAGTGTGTTAGAAGGCCTAGAAATCTTGCAAAGCATGGAGCCAGCCGGCGTTGGGGCAAGAGATGCGCGTGAATGCATTTTACTACAGATCGAACGCTCGCCGGATGCTCCTTATATTGCCTATGACGTTATCCAAAAATTCTTCACGGAATTTGCAGAGAAAAAATGGAAGAAAATCGCTGCAGAAATGGATGTTAGCTTGCAAGACATTCAAGAAGTTTCCGACTACATTCAAACCTTAAATCCAAAGCCGGGTTCTGAATTTGAGTCTGAACGCGTTCAATATGTTGTCCCGGATTTAATTTTACTCCAACACGAAGATGAATTTGCTGTTTCACTAGCAAAACAATTTCTGCCACAAGTGCGTTTCCAAGAAGCATACTACGAAACGATGCGAGCAACCGAAGAAAAAGACGTCGCCCAATTTCTACGCGAAAAAGCCGGCGAATTTGATTGGATAAAAAAAGGCATCGAACAACGCGAAAACACCTTGCAAAGAGTTGGAGAGGCGATTGTCAATCATCAGAAAGCTTATTTCCTAGATAATTCCGCGCATTTACAACCATTAACCTTAAAAGAAGTAGCGGAAGAGCTTGGTGTACATGAATCAACCGTGAGCCGTGCGGTGAATGGAAAATACATGGAAACAACGAATGGTGTGTACGAATTAAAACGCTTCTTTGCATCCGGTTTACAAAAGAAATCTTCCGAGAACGAAAACACAGGTGATATTTCAAGTACAACTATCAAAAAGCTAGTACAAGAATTTGTAGCAGCAGAAGATAAATTAAAACCACTCTCCGATCAAAAGATAGTAGATATGCTCGCAGAAAAAGAAATTCAAGTTTCAAGAAGAGCTATCGCAAAGTATCGTTTTTTGAAGAGGTGGAAAACAACTAGTATAGCCTATTTAGAAGTTTGCAGTTTAAGATTTAATTGTAAATTTCAGGTGAATATTTCATAA
- a CDS encoding dipeptidase: MRVIDTHCDALYKLQAGKGKYTFQDAEELDVNFERLIEAKMLLQGFAIFLDEDIPVEHKWKKAVEQVNIFKQHVLHKGGIIHHVKKWCDLENLPEDKIGAMLTLEGIEPIGRDLDKLTQLLDGGVLSVGLTWNNANLAADGIMEERGAGLTRFGKDIIHLLNERKVFTDVSHLSVKAFWETLEQAEFVIASHSNAKAICSHPRNLDDEQIKAMIEHDAMIHVVFYPLFTTNNGVADTEDVIRHIDHICELGGLKNIGFGSDFDGIPDHVKGLEHVGKYQSFLETLEKHYTKEEIEGFASRNFLNHLPK, translated from the coding sequence ATGAGAGTAATTGATACCCACTGTGATGCGCTTTACAAGCTACAGGCTGGAAAAGGAAAATACACTTTCCAAGATGCAGAAGAACTTGATGTGAATTTTGAACGGCTTATAGAGGCTAAAATGTTACTACAAGGATTCGCTATTTTTCTTGATGAAGATATCCCTGTTGAACATAAATGGAAGAAAGCGGTTGAACAAGTTAATATTTTTAAACAACACGTACTGCACAAAGGTGGAATCATTCATCATGTGAAAAAATGGTGTGATTTAGAAAATCTACCTGAAGATAAAATTGGCGCGATGTTGACGTTAGAAGGCATTGAACCAATTGGACGTGATTTAGATAAATTAACGCAATTACTTGATGGTGGCGTATTATCTGTCGGACTAACGTGGAACAACGCCAATTTGGCAGCGGATGGCATTATGGAAGAACGTGGCGCAGGACTAACCCGCTTCGGAAAAGACATTATCCATCTTTTAAATGAAAGAAAAGTATTCACGGATGTTTCTCACTTGAGTGTAAAAGCTTTTTGGGAAACGTTGGAACAGGCTGAATTTGTGATTGCTAGTCATTCAAATGCCAAAGCAATTTGTTCTCACCCTAGAAACTTAGATGATGAACAAATCAAAGCGATGATCGAGCATGATGCGATGATTCATGTAGTCTTCTATCCACTTTTCACAACAAATAATGGTGTGGCTGATACAGAGGATGTTATTCGTCATATTGATCATATATGCGAGCTTGGCGGATTGAAAAACATTGGTTTTGGTTCAGATTTTGATGGTATCCCAGATCATGTCAAAGGCCTCGAACACGTCGGTAAATATCAAAGCTTCCTTGAAACACTCGAAAAACACTACACTAAAGAAGAGATAGAAGGATTTGCATCGCGCAACTTCTTAAACCATTTACCAAAATAA
- a CDS encoding MMPL family transporter, translating into MKDGFLSKIASGVGGKKGRFITLGIWIIAIIILQFFFPKAADYKDDAAKDLPNSEPSVVAQKLIDDKFAGTDGVPALITWYRSTGLTTEDLVNIQKYSKELTENPVDYQKMAVPYDKMPPVALKQQVSKDGTTFIQTVIMKDSATSDQLTESFKQLESAAKTTIGENPFAQKVSADDALVARTTGPAGISVDASGLFKDADVSLLIGTVLLVLVFLLVIYRSPILALIPLIAVGFAYLVITPILGLLAKEGIITYGSQGLSIMTVLLFGAGTDYCLFLISRFRSHLHTEKNRFQAFKEAFSGTAGAIALSGLTVMAALLLLLAAEYGSFHNFAVPFSLAIFIMMISSLTLVPALLGIFGRVSFWPFVPRTVEMEETRAKKKGKTPKHHKENRFWHKIGEMSAKHPVRILIITLIILIGCGIFTTQVKYTYDTLSTFPEDMPSREGFTLISDHFGAGMLAPMEVVVNSKESMKSSLENVDGVASVTGPERSKGYQKYTLILKDNPYSNEAMDVVPKVRAAADKGNDVYIAGQTATQYDDRAVTEHDEKVIIPLVIALIAILLLCYLRSITAMLYLVATVLLSFVGALGLGWVIIHYAMGVEAISGLIPLYAFVFIVALGEDYNIFMISSIWKNSKKMPLRKAITEGVGQTGGVITSAGLILAGTFGVLTTLPIQLLVQFGLITAIGVLLDTFIVRPFLVPSITVLLGKWAFWPGKQHKMTK; encoded by the coding sequence ATGAAAGATGGATTTTTAAGTAAAATTGCCAGTGGGGTTGGTGGCAAGAAAGGCCGGTTTATAACATTAGGTATTTGGATTATCGCAATTATTATTTTACAGTTTTTCTTTCCAAAAGCAGCTGATTACAAAGATGACGCTGCGAAAGATTTACCGAATTCAGAGCCTTCTGTTGTCGCCCAAAAACTCATTGACGACAAATTTGCTGGAACGGACGGGGTACCAGCGCTTATCACTTGGTATCGTTCAACTGGTTTAACAACCGAAGACTTAGTTAATATTCAAAAATACAGCAAAGAATTGACCGAAAACCCGGTAGACTATCAAAAAATGGCGGTTCCTTACGATAAAATGCCACCCGTGGCGCTCAAACAACAAGTTTCTAAAGACGGAACTACTTTTATTCAAACCGTTATTATGAAAGACAGTGCGACTTCAGATCAACTAACAGAGAGCTTCAAGCAACTTGAATCAGCGGCTAAAACAACCATTGGAGAAAATCCATTTGCACAGAAAGTATCTGCTGATGATGCGCTTGTTGCTCGGACAACTGGACCGGCTGGTATTAGCGTGGATGCGAGTGGACTATTTAAAGATGCGGACGTTTCGCTGCTAATCGGAACAGTACTACTTGTTTTAGTCTTTTTACTAGTAATTTATCGTTCGCCAATTTTAGCGTTAATTCCTTTGATTGCAGTCGGTTTTGCCTACTTAGTAATTACGCCGATTCTTGGGTTACTCGCGAAAGAAGGTATTATCACATATGGCTCACAAGGGCTCTCGATAATGACCGTATTACTATTTGGCGCCGGAACGGATTATTGTTTATTCTTAATATCCAGATTCCGCAGCCATCTGCACACAGAGAAAAACAGATTCCAAGCATTTAAAGAAGCATTTAGCGGAACAGCCGGCGCAATTGCACTTAGTGGATTGACCGTAATGGCCGCACTACTTCTATTATTAGCAGCAGAATATGGTTCATTCCACAATTTCGCCGTACCATTTAGTTTAGCGATTTTCATTATGATGATTTCCTCGCTAACACTTGTCCCAGCACTTCTAGGCATATTCGGTCGTGTGTCATTCTGGCCATTTGTCCCAAGAACCGTAGAAATGGAAGAAACACGCGCGAAGAAAAAAGGCAAAACACCAAAACACCACAAAGAAAACCGTTTTTGGCATAAAATTGGTGAAATGTCTGCGAAACATCCTGTACGAATTTTAATCATCACATTGATTATTTTAATTGGATGTGGGATTTTTACAACTCAGGTGAAATACACGTATGACACACTTTCAACGTTCCCAGAAGATATGCCATCTCGGGAAGGATTTACCTTAATTAGTGATCATTTTGGTGCCGGTATGCTTGCGCCAATGGAAGTAGTGGTAAACTCCAAAGAATCAATGAAGAGTTCGCTTGAAAATGTGGATGGAGTGGCTTCAGTGACTGGTCCAGAACGAAGCAAAGGTTATCAAAAATATACACTTATTTTAAAAGATAACCCTTATAGCAATGAAGCAATGGATGTCGTTCCAAAAGTACGTGCCGCAGCCGACAAAGGAAATGACGTATATATTGCGGGACAAACTGCGACACAATATGATGATCGCGCGGTGACAGAGCACGATGAAAAAGTGATTATTCCGCTTGTTATCGCTTTGATTGCGATTTTACTTTTATGCTACTTGCGCTCGATTACAGCAATGCTTTACTTAGTCGCTACAGTTCTCTTGTCCTTCGTTGGAGCGCTCGGCCTTGGTTGGGTCATCATTCATTACGCGATGGGAGTAGAGGCGATTTCTGGCTTAATTCCTCTCTATGCCTTTGTTTTCATCGTCGCACTCGGGGAAGATTACAATATCTTTATGATTTCTAGTATTTGGAAAAACAGCAAGAAAATGCCACTTAGAAAAGCGATTACAGAAGGTGTTGGCCAAACTGGCGGGGTTATCACGTCTGCTGGTTTAATTTTAGCAGGAACTTTCGGAGTCCTAACTACACTGCCAATTCAGCTCTTAGTACAATTTGGCTTAATTACGGCAATTGGTGTCCTACTCGATACCTTCATCGTCCGCCCGTTCCTAGTTCCATCAATTACTGTGCTCCTTGGAAAATGGGCGTTCTGGCCAGGTAAACAGCATAAGATGACAAAATGA
- a CDS encoding TetR/AcrR family transcriptional regulator produces MEKKRTRAEELGITRRKILDTARDLFMEKGYRAVSTREIAKIANITQPALYHHFEDKESLYIEVVRELTQNIQVEMHPIMQVTKAKEEQLHDMLIMLIEEHPTNILLMIHDILNEMKPENQFLLYKLWQKTYLEPFQLFFERLENAGELRDGVSAETAARYCLSTISPLFSGKGSFAQKQTTTEQIDELINLMMFGICKKEV; encoded by the coding sequence ATGGAAAAGAAGCGGACTCGGGCAGAAGAATTAGGAATAACTAGAAGAAAAATTTTGGATACAGCACGTGATTTATTTATGGAAAAGGGTTACCGGGCAGTTTCAACAAGAGAAATAGCTAAAATTGCCAACATTACCCAACCGGCACTATATCACCACTTTGAAGATAAAGAATCCCTATATATTGAAGTGGTTCGTGAATTGACGCAAAATATCCAAGTGGAAATGCATCCAATTATGCAAGTGACCAAAGCAAAAGAAGAACAATTACATGATATGTTAATTATGTTAATTGAGGAACATCCAACCAATATTCTATTAATGATTCACGATATTCTTAATGAAATGAAACCAGAAAATCAATTTTTACTTTATAAATTATGGCAAAAAACCTATTTGGAACCATTTCAACTATTTTTTGAGCGTCTAGAAAATGCTGGCGAATTGCGTGATGGTGTCAGTGCTGAGACTGCTGCGAGATACTGTTTGTCCACTATTAGCCCTCTTTTTTCTGGGAAAGGCAGCTTTGCGCAAAAGCAAACGACTACAGAACAAATTGATGAATTAATCAACTTAATGATGTTTGGTATATGTAAAAAAGAGGTATAA
- a CDS encoding lytic polysaccharide monooxygenase: MKKMTKIGMFFAVFTLAVVLFQTTASAHGYISKPASRVYLANKGINVGVGSAQYEPQSVEAPKGFPASGPADGSIAGGGKYSLLDAQTANRWAKVDIQSGPLTVEWTLTAPHRTSSWQYFITKKGWDPNKPLTRASLEPLTTIEADGSVPNALTKQEINIPDDRSGYYVILGVWNIADTGNAFYQVIDANIINSSVAPAVDNEAPTEPTNLAATTTAKNVSLTWTVSTDNVGIKGYEILRDGVVLGESQTASYEDTAVESNTAYTYTVRAKDFAGNKSTLSDSIDVTTKEAPAVDNEAPTAPKSLMSHGQTETTIALCWQASTDNVEVKNYEIYRNNTKIATSTKNMFEDTKLASNTSYNYKVYAVDTSGNRSLVSNEITIKTKPLDPLNTWKSDQIYHAGDQVYYNGVAYTAKWWTKGNTPDTSDVWQTASRDIQIWNAQKAYNGGDKVTYNGKTYQAKWWVRGEKPDSSSIWTLLN, from the coding sequence ATGAAGAAAATGACGAAGATTGGAATGTTTTTTGCGGTGTTTACGTTAGCTGTAGTTCTTTTTCAAACAACTGCTTCAGCTCATGGATACATATCAAAACCAGCAAGTCGTGTATATTTAGCCAACAAAGGGATTAATGTTGGGGTTGGATCAGCACAATATGAACCACAAAGTGTGGAGGCTCCAAAAGGATTTCCAGCAAGCGGACCTGCTGACGGGAGTATTGCGGGCGGTGGGAAATATTCACTGTTAGACGCTCAAACTGCAAACCGTTGGGCAAAAGTAGATATACAATCAGGCCCATTAACTGTAGAATGGACATTAACTGCGCCACACAGAACAAGCAGCTGGCAATATTTTATTACTAAAAAGGGTTGGGACCCAAATAAACCGTTAACTAGAGCATCATTAGAGCCACTCACAACGATTGAAGCGGATGGAAGCGTACCAAATGCTTTAACAAAACAAGAAATTAATATTCCAGATGATCGTTCAGGATACTACGTTATTTTGGGCGTTTGGAACATTGCTGATACAGGAAATGCATTCTATCAAGTAATTGATGCAAACATTATTAATTCTAGTGTAGCACCAGCTGTTGACAACGAAGCGCCGACAGAACCGACTAATTTAGCAGCAACTACTACCGCTAAGAATGTAAGTTTGACCTGGACTGTTTCTACCGATAACGTAGGAATAAAAGGTTATGAAATTTTACGTGATGGCGTAGTACTCGGAGAAAGTCAAACAGCTTCTTATGAGGATACAGCTGTAGAATCAAATACCGCATACACTTACACTGTTCGAGCAAAAGATTTCGCCGGAAACAAATCTACATTAAGCGACAGTATTGATGTGACGACAAAAGAAGCCCCAGCAGTAGATAATGAAGCACCAACTGCACCAAAAAGTTTAATGTCTCATGGACAAACGGAGACAACTATTGCTCTTTGTTGGCAAGCCTCCACAGATAATGTAGAAGTGAAAAATTATGAAATTTATCGTAACAATACAAAAATTGCAACATCCACGAAAAACATGTTTGAAGATACAAAATTAGCCAGCAATACAAGCTATAATTATAAAGTGTATGCAGTAGATACATCTGGCAATCGTTCATTAGTAAGTAATGAAATCACTATTAAAACAAAACCGCTAGATCCACTGAACACCTGGAAATCGGACCAAATTTACCATGCAGGTGACCAAGTTTACTATAACGGAGTAGCTTATACAGCGAAATGGTGGACAAAAGGGAACACTCCAGATACAAGTGATGTTTGGCAAACAGCAAGTAGAGATATCCAAATCTGGAATGCTCAAAAAGCCTATAATGGCGGAGATAAAGTTACGTATAACGGAAAAACATACCAAGCGAAATGGTGGGTACGAGGCGAGAAGCCTGACAGTTCATCAATTTGGACATTATTAAATTAA